The segment AACATCGCAATTCGTCAGAGACCTACCGGGTTGAGCCGAATGAGCTGAAAAGCGTTCGTTTTTTGAAAACTCGCTTGTCCGTTCAAGAAACATCACCCATGGTGAAGGTGCGACCACGACATCAGTTTTTCATTGTAGAAACAAATCGGTGACTTCAACTTAACCTGTAATCCGGTTATTCCGATCGATGAGCAGATCCACAAATCAACACAGCGAGCTACCTGGAACCTGACCGTAGGCGACCAACTGAAAAAGTAAAAGAAGTGGAAAGTGGAAACGGAGATCCTGAGTGGAAGAAGTGGAAAACGCCCTCCAGTACTGGAGGACGTTTTTTGTTATTTGTTCCACTGCCCGACGGGCTTGGTATTTCTGTTACTCGCAGAATGGGCTTCAATTCCACATATTGAGTTCAAGAATTCCTCGTTTTTTAAAGAAATGACCATTTCACTCGGTAAATCTCTCAACGAGTGTACGAGAATAGGATGGAAACCTTTCTCTCGGTTTCAGCGGAACCGCCGTGAAAGTGCTGAATTATTGAATTCAAAGTGCAGAGTTGTAAGGTACTGCGATGACAGATGACCGACAATCTGAGCTGAACCAGAATGAAGAGCCCGGCTTTTCCGGTAGCTACGAAGCCTTTCTGGAAGCGTTCTCGCGAAATCGGGAACCGCTCTACCGGTATGTCTACGCTTTGGTCCCCCACCAGGCAGATGCCGAAGATGTTTTTCAGCGATGCAGCATTATCCTCTGGCGAAAGTTTTCGACCTACGATCCCGAACAGGGGTCGTTTCTCAACTGGGCCTGCGGAGTTGCCCATTATGAAGTACGAAACTTTTTGAGAACATCCAAACGAGATCGACATTACTTCAGTCCCGATCTCGTTGAGCAGCTGGCGACGAGTCAACAACCGAAAACGGGAGAACAGGCCCCACGGTTGGAAGCGCTTCGAGAATGCTTACAACAGCTGAAACAATCCGAACGTTTTCTGTTGGAACAGGCACATTATCATCAGCAATCTGCCAAGACACTCGCCGACGATGCGGGTAAGGGAATTCAAACGATCTATAACCAACTGACCATCATTCGCCGCAAACTATTCCAATGTGTCCAGGGCAAGCTCGCTGCGACGCAAGATGTGGAAGGAGGATTATCGTAATGAATCCTTCTCAACAGAGTCGCTTGCTCGATCTACTGGACAGTCAACTGCAGCAAAGACTGTCAAAGAACGAACACCAGGAACTGGAAACCTTATTACTGGATGATTCGGGTGCTCAGAAGTTGTATCACGATTACCTGGAACTGTCGCACAACCTGAACCAGCATTTTGACACGGAGCATGTCGACACGGAGCCTCTCACCAAGCCAGCGATGACAGCAGCAATTGTTGATGAGTATGCACGCAACAAACGATGGTTCTCTTCGTACATTGCCAGCGCGGTCGTCGTCTTGATTTTATTCTTCGCCGTACAATGGTATCTTGCTGCGCCCTGGTATCTCGCTGTGCCTCCCGTTAAACAGGCTCCAGTCTCGGTACCGATTACTCCCGTGATGGCGAGCAGTGAAGTCGCCTCATTCACTCAACTGGCAGACGCACGGTTCCTGGATCATTCCCTCTGGAAGATGGGAGATCCGATTAAAACGGATGACGAATTTACGCTTCGCTCAGGATTGGTCAAACTAAAAGCGACCGGCGGTGCCGAAGTCATTCTGGAAGGACCAGCGGTTTTCGAATGGAAGTCGCCTTTAGAACTGGTCCTGAAATATGGTCGCTGTTCCGTGCATGTCCCTGAAGCGGCAGACAAAATCGAAGTCCAAACCCCGACCTCGCGCGTCGTGGATCTGGGAACCAGCTTCGCCATTGACGTGACTGAGTCGGGCGAGTCGGAAGTTCAATTGATCGAAGGGATGGCCGATGTCTATCTCCCAGAGAAAAGATTCGATTCTCCCGAACGACTTACTGAAGGAGATGCACGCCAATACGGGCGGGAAGTCGATCGGAACTCAATCGCGATCCCCTTTGATGGCGAACGGTATCGTAGTCAACTTCCAGATCGAGTCGTGGCTTATCAGGCCCACGACACTGGAAATGGAATTGACGAACTGGAACGGGTGACGATCCAGCGTGGCGGTCGCTTATTTGATTACGATGTGAGCGAACTGACGAGCGTAAACCTAACGCATTTCAGCGGAGTTAAAAGTCCGAGTTATCTGACGGTTCCCCTCTCAGCTCCCAATGGTGGAGCAGCTTTGCTGACATCTGGCAATCGACATGCTCTCCTGGACAACGACTCGCTGCTGACCACCGGTGTGATTAACCTGAGTGGAGAGGCCTCTCCATTGCAGTCATCGCCTGTAATGAACGCGAGCGATTCCTCATCGAATACTGCTGGATTGGCGGTTCGATTCAGGCAGCCGGTGATTAATCATGCTGGTCCTGACATCGTTCTATTCGACCTACATGTACTCGTGCATTCCGAAGAGGGAGACGCCTTTCATGTTTCGCCACTGGAATGGCGGGATGGGCTCCATGCCATCATGATCAATAAATTTGACATTACGTTGTCATCCCCAGAAGCACAGTTGCTGGCTCCCTTTCGGCTTGTCAAACTGGATAAACAAGCTCACTCATTGAATGAACTGGAACAGACTCCTATTCAAGATTCCATTGAGCACATTGTTCGTGCCCGAATTCTGGCTGTGGGCATTGATCTTTCCGACCTTGGCTTCTCTGAGGGAGAACTGGTTGAGGGACTTTTCCTGCAAGACTTGATGGATGACGGTTCCTTCCTTGATCCGGTCTTCATCGGCGGTTTACCGGCGATTGATCCCTGATTTATTTCTACTTCCTTCCTCGTTTTAGCCTACTGTATTCTCTCACCTCACTTCCACCAGAAAATATCCCTATCAATATCATGCGATTCATTCAGCTATATCATCGCGAAAATATTCTGTCCGGTTTATTCGGTCTGGCACTGATTCTGTTAATCGGTTCTGTCGCCTCGAGTGCCGAGATCTCGGAAGCCGAGCGGGAGCAACATAAATTCTTCGAGACGAACATCCGACCGCTCCTGGCGAAGCATTGTTATGAATGCCATTCCGCTAATGAGCAAAAAGGGAATCTGCGATTGGATCACCCATCCTTTCTGAAATCAGGAGGAGACAGTGGCGAAGTAATCGTGGCGGGCAAACCGGACGAAAGCTTGCTCCTGGAGGCGGTTCGATACGAGAGTTTTGAAATGCCGCCAGAGCAGCCGATTAGCGACAAAGAAATTGCGTTACTTGAGACCTGGATTAAACAAGGCGCCTACTGGCCGGAAGAAGCTCCGCCCAGTGCCACAGCAGGCGAGATCACCGAGGAAGATAAAAACTGGTGGGCTTATCAACCAATTCAGAAACCAGACGTCCCGAATGCGGATACTTTTGAAAATGCGATTGATGCCTTCGTCGCCCAGAAATATTCAGAGCAGAAGCTTACCGCTGCCCCCCAGGCAGACAAAGCGACATTAATTCGTCGGCTCTACTTCGATGTCGTTGGATTGCCTCCGACACCGGAGGAAGTATCGGCGTTCGTGAACAGTGACGATCCCGCCGCCTATGAAAAACTGGTTGACCAGTTGCTAGCAAGTCCACAATACGGAGAGCACTGGGGACGACACTGGTTGGATGTTGTGCGTTACGCCGACTCGGACGGTTGGCGAAAAGATGATTACCGCCCCTCTGCCTGGCGATACCGCGACTACGTTATTAAGTCGTTCAACGACGACAAACCTTACGATCAATTCATCCGTGAGCAGTTGGCTGGCGATGAAATTGCTCCTGAAGATCCAGAAGCATTAGCCGCAACCGGTTTCCTTCGGTTGGGTATTTACGAATACAACCAGCGTGATGCTGTCACTCAGTGGCATAATATTGTCGACGAGATTACCGATGTGACCAGTGATGTCTTTCTGGCCACCGGACTCGCTTGTGCCCGTTGCCACAATCATAAATTCGACCCACTGTTGCAGGCAGACTATTACAACCTGCGGTCGTTCTTTGAACCACTGGTATGGCGAGACGACGTTCCCTTCGCCACTGGCGAAGAGGTTGCTGCATATGAAGTGAAACAGAAAGCATGGGAAGAAAAGACAGCCGACATCCGTAAAGCGCTCAAGGATATTCAGCAAGAGTATCTCGATATCAGAACAAATCAGGCAGTCAGCCTCTTTCCGCTCGACGTGCAGGCGGCTTGGAAGACACCCACTGCAGAACGGAACAGTTGGGAGCATCAACTGGCCTACATGGTGGATCGCCAGGCCGAAGACAAAAGGGCTTTGGCCAACTGGAATAACCTGAAAGGGGAGAAGAAAGAAAACTGGAAACGGCTTGATGCTGAACTTAAAAAGTTCGACAAAATGAAACCGCAGCCGCTCCCCTCACTCCCCACTGTCAG is part of the Polystyrenella longa genome and harbors:
- a CDS encoding sigma-70 family RNA polymerase sigma factor, which encodes MTDDRQSELNQNEEPGFSGSYEAFLEAFSRNREPLYRYVYALVPHQADAEDVFQRCSIILWRKFSTYDPEQGSFLNWACGVAHYEVRNFLRTSKRDRHYFSPDLVEQLATSQQPKTGEQAPRLEALRECLQQLKQSERFLLEQAHYHQQSAKTLADDAGKGIQTIYNQLTIIRRKLFQCVQGKLAATQDVEGGLS
- a CDS encoding PSD1 and planctomycete cytochrome C domain-containing protein, coding for MRFIQLYHRENILSGLFGLALILLIGSVASSAEISEAEREQHKFFETNIRPLLAKHCYECHSANEQKGNLRLDHPSFLKSGGDSGEVIVAGKPDESLLLEAVRYESFEMPPEQPISDKEIALLETWIKQGAYWPEEAPPSATAGEITEEDKNWWAYQPIQKPDVPNADTFENAIDAFVAQKYSEQKLTAAPQADKATLIRRLYFDVVGLPPTPEEVSAFVNSDDPAAYEKLVDQLLASPQYGEHWGRHWLDVVRYADSDGWRKDDYRPSAWRYRDYVIKSFNDDKPYDQFIREQLAGDEIAPEDPEALAATGFLRLGIYEYNQRDAVTQWHNIVDEITDVTSDVFLATGLACARCHNHKFDPLLQADYYNLRSFFEPLVWRDDVPFATGEEVAAYEVKQKAWEEKTADIRKALKDIQQEYLDIRTNQAVSLFPLDVQAAWKTPTAERNSWEHQLAYMVDRQAEDKRALANWNNLKGEKKENWKRLDAELKKFDKMKPQPLPSLPTVSDAPGEVSETRIPDKSNSDTFSPAYLTVLGGEVPEIKPTAQRPESSGRRTALANWIADPSNPITTRVMVNRVWQYHFGRGIVSSPNDFGQLGTKPSHPELLDWLASEFIENGLHLKPLHRMILLSDTYQQSAFHPEEDQYDLIDPTNIYLWRSHIRRLSAEEIRDSMLAATGELDLQQEGEGIKGEHNRRSIYFRVLRNSPVPFLHTMGTPDGIRSAPTRYIATTAPQALLMLNGEFTYERARKLAERWKEISDHTAFIDQVFISLTGQTPTESQLQQGLQYLSTGDEADLNARRTDFCHVLLNSNLFLYVE
- a CDS encoding FecR domain-containing protein encodes the protein MNPSQQSRLLDLLDSQLQQRLSKNEHQELETLLLDDSGAQKLYHDYLELSHNLNQHFDTEHVDTEPLTKPAMTAAIVDEYARNKRWFSSYIASAVVVLILFFAVQWYLAAPWYLAVPPVKQAPVSVPITPVMASSEVASFTQLADARFLDHSLWKMGDPIKTDDEFTLRSGLVKLKATGGAEVILEGPAVFEWKSPLELVLKYGRCSVHVPEAADKIEVQTPTSRVVDLGTSFAIDVTESGESEVQLIEGMADVYLPEKRFDSPERLTEGDARQYGREVDRNSIAIPFDGERYRSQLPDRVVAYQAHDTGNGIDELERVTIQRGGRLFDYDVSELTSVNLTHFSGVKSPSYLTVPLSAPNGGAALLTSGNRHALLDNDSLLTTGVINLSGEASPLQSSPVMNASDSSSNTAGLAVRFRQPVINHAGPDIVLFDLHVLVHSEEGDAFHVSPLEWRDGLHAIMINKFDITLSSPEAQLLAPFRLVKLDKQAHSLNELEQTPIQDSIEHIVRARILAVGIDLSDLGFSEGELVEGLFLQDLMDDGSFLDPVFIGGLPAIDP